The sequence below is a genomic window from Psychrilyobacter piezotolerans.
TTATATACATTTTTTTATTCATTTATTTCCTAAAAGTAATTTTTCCTCTAAAAATTCTTTACCACCCAACTAAACTTCTTCTTTTTTACAAATATTCAAATTTATAATTTCCTAGATAATAAAAAAAACCACCTAAATGGTGGTTTTTTTATTTCTTTTTAAATAAAAATATTGCTGCTGCCGCTACTAATACAGCTCCTAAAATTCCAAAAAGAGTTTTATTACTCTTACTCTCTTCCACCGGAGTTTTTGCCTCTACAGCTTTAGCCTCGGTTTCTGTCTTTGCTATGAGCTTGTCTGCGTCTTTATCTACAACCTCATCCACTTTATCTACAGCCTTATCCACAGATGTTTCTACTGCTGCCACCTTTTCCTCTACAACCACTTCTTTCTTCATAGGTTTAGGAGCTGGTTTAGTTTTCTTTACCGTCTTTTTTGCAGGTTCCGACACCGACTCATAATCCTCATCGGTCAAAACTGGCTTTTCAACCTCTACCGTAACTACTTCAGCAGTTTCTGCTGCAGCTTCTTCTTTAGGTACTGCACTTTCATCCTTAACTGCTACCACTTCAGCTACAGTTTCTTTTTTTACAGTCTCATCCTTGCCAGAACAGCTTATCAGCACTCCTGTTACAGCCAAAATTAACATTATCTTCTTCATGACCAACCTCCTATTATTAGAATTATTCCCAATCACTATAATACTTTTCTTATAGAGTCCTTTGTTAAAGTGAGTCTAACTCCTTTATCTACTCTGATAACAATGTATTGATCGCTTACAGATACAACTTCTCCTTTGATTCCACCAGCACTTATAACATCTTTTCCAGGTTGTAAGGCATCTATCATCTCAGCGTGCTTTTGCTGCTTCTTTTTATTCGGTCTGATTAAAAATAAATAAAAAATTGCACCCCATATAATAAGTGTTATTGCCATCCCTGTGTAACCAGAACTTTGACTTGTTTGTTCCGCTCCAAAAGCTAAAAAATTACTAAACATATCTTACTCCTTTTTATTAAGTTTTATTATCTAAAGTATAGCACTATCTTTCACATTTTTAAAATCTTTTTTTAGGTTAATCCATAAATAACCACTCATTAAACTTCTGCATATTTAAGCTTCTAACTATTGTTATTAATTTTTTCATACTTTTATTAAATATATGAAAAAAAGAGAAAATTTCCTTCTCTTTTTTCATAATTTTTATTTTTACTTAAATAGATCCTTCAATTTATCAAAAAATCCTTCTTTCATACCTGTATTTTTCTCCTTCAAACTATCTTCAAAGGCTTTCAATAAGTTTTTTTGCTCTGAATTCAGCTTTGTAGGAGTCTCAACTATAACTTTGACCAATTCATCCCCTACTCTTCCCCCTCTTGTGCTAGGTATTCCCTTACCACGAAGTCTGAATACCTTTCCAGTCTGGGTTCCTTCTGGAATTTTTATCTTTATTGCCTCATCCAGAGTAGGGATCTGTATCTCTCCTCCTAAAACAGCCTTGGTATAGGAGATTGGTACCTCGCAAACAATGTCCGATCCGTGTCTTTCAAAGATAGCATGTTCCTTTACCCTTATAAATAAATATAAGTCTCCATTTGGTCCGCCACTTTCACTGGCTTCCCCCATCCCACCTAATCTGAGTTTTTGACCATCATCTATTCCAGCTGGGATTTTCACATGTTTTTCTACTTTTTCCTTCTCTACACCTGTTCCATGGCAGGTAGGACATTTTTCAGTAGGAACCTCTCCCTTACCATTACATCTGTCACATTCTACTACATTTTCAAAATTTCCAAACATAGTTCTCTGGATCTCTTTTATTCTTCCATTACCATGACATTTAGAACAAGTTTTCGTATCTGTTCCTGGTTTAGCTCCAGTTCCGTGGCAGGTATGGCATTCACCGTTTCTGAAATATTTAACCTCTTTTTCTGTACCCTTGGCAGCCTCTTCCAGTGTGATTTCCACAGTATATCTAAGATCTGCCCCAGGTTCTACTCGGGGACCACGAGAAGTTCCTCCGCCGAAGAACGAACCGAAAATATCTTCAAAGCCTCCTGCTCCTCCGAATCCTCCGAATCCGCCAAAGCCTCCTGCTCCTCCTCCACCTTGGGAGAATGCATCATGACCAAATCTGTCATATTTAGATCTTTTTTCTCCATCTGAAAGAACCTGATAAGCATCATTTACCTCTTTAAATTTATGTTCTGCATCAGCTTTTTCCTTTTCAGTAGCACTACTATACTTATCTGGATGGTATTTCATAGCTTTTTTTCTATAGGCTTTTTTTATCTCGCTCTCACTGGCTCCCTTAGGTATTCCCAGCGTTTCATAATAATCTTTTTTAGACATTTTTCTCTCCTTTTTTCTTCTTCATTTTGCCGCCAATTTACGTAGTAAATTTTTAGATACTTTTTTATGACCTTTACATTTATTTTGTGATTCAGTTTCTATTTTTTTGAATATAAATTTTAATTAGTGGTTGTTTCTAACCTTTGACCCTGATTTTCAGGCTAGCCCTATATTCCCCATGGCCCTCTAATTTAATAATTCCGTCTTTTTCCTCTAACCTGCCGCTTGCATCTACAAAATCCGCTATTCCATTCCAAGGCTCCAGACACACAAATTCTGCTCCTACCTTATTCCAGAATGCGATATATTCAAAGTTGCTGTAATCCATAGTTACAACCCTGGTATTTTTTTTACACTTTAACGATACTTTTTTAGAGTTTAAACCTTTAAATATAAAGGCATCATCTTTAAAGAGATCTTCACTCAACTCTATTTTTTTACTGTTCTCTAAAAATTTTATGGTATTTCTGGATATATTTCTCCCCTCTAAAGGAAGTATTGAGGCAGTTTCATTTTTTTCAAATTCCAAATAATAATCCGAAATCTTAGTATCTCTATCTGTAGGAATACTAAATGCAGGATGGGCTCCAACTGAAAAATAGATCTCCTCATGGGATAAATTTTCTACCCTGTATTCAATGGATAGACATCCATTTTTTAGACTGTATTCCAGATAAAGCTTAAACTCAAATGGATATTTTTTTAAAGTTTCTTCATTTGACTCCAGTAAAAAAACTACCCTGTTTTCCTCCTTGGAAATAACTTCAAATTTATTGTCCCTTGCAAATCCATGCTGTCCCATCTCATAAGTTATCCCGTGATAGCTGTATTTCCCATCTTTTAACCCTCCTACAATGGGAAACAACACAGGTGAAGTCCGTCCCCAAAATTCAGGATCAGCATTCCACATAAATTCCTCGTTATTTTTTAGAAATTTTAAGCTTTTTAACTCTGCACCATGACTATCTATAACAGCCTCTGCAATTCCATCGGTTATTTTATATCCCATAGTTATTCTCCTCATTCAAAGTCTAACTTTCATAGTTATATTACTTTGTTTAAATATATATCGGTTATATCATATCCCATTTTCTTATATACTGCTATGTTTTTTTCATTATATCCATATGAATGGATATTAATTTTTTTTATATCTAATTCATCGGCTTTCTCTTCGATCAACTCGATGAATTTTAACTCATATTCATTTTCCTGGAATTCTTCAAAGATACAGGTATTATTTACAAACATTTCATTGTTAAATTTATTCATCCAAACAAATCCTACCTTAACTTCATCTTCATAGGCATTTAACAAGTAATGGTTAGGAGTAGATATCCCTTCATTTAAAATCTTATCCAAGGCTTCCTTGGATAGTTCCAGGGCTTCTCTTTCCGACCAGTGACCCACCTTTATCTTGTCTTTAGCATAATCAGCTATCATCTTTCCTTTTACCATGTTAAAGTCTGCTTCTGACATTCTCTCTAATTTTAACATCTATGTATCCCCCTCTTTCATGTTTTTTTACCCTCATCAGTCCTTAAAGATTCCCTCACCATACAAGAAGAGAGGCTAAACCCTATAAGCTTAGCCCCTTCTATATTTAACCCTTTATTCTACTTCAGTTTCTCCCTATCACATTTAAAATTCATTCTAACTAGAACTAATTTTAATACTCGCGAATCGAGAAACTATCAGAAGGAAGAGGGTTCTTAGTCTACTACTTCTGCCTCTGCTACATCATCATCGGCTTTGTTTTCAGTCCCGCCTTGAGCTCCACCGTCTCCGCCTTGAGCCTTTGCCTGAGCTTCCTTGTAGATCTCTTCAGCTAATTTATGAGCTTTCTCTTCTAAAGTTTTCATTGCTGCGTCGATAGCTTCTTTATCTTCC
It includes:
- the yajC gene encoding preprotein translocase subunit YajC, which gives rise to MFSNFLAFGAEQTSQSSGYTGMAITLIIWGAIFYLFLIRPNKKKQQKHAEMIDALQPGKDVISAGGIKGEVVSVSDQYIVIRVDKGVRLTLTKDSIRKVL
- a CDS encoding GNAT family N-acetyltransferase; its protein translation is MLKLERMSEADFNMVKGKMIADYAKDKIKVGHWSEREALELSKEALDKILNEGISTPNHYLLNAYEDEVKVGFVWMNKFNNEMFVNNTCIFEEFQENEYELKFIELIEEKADELDIKKINIHSYGYNEKNIAVYKKMGYDITDIYLNKVI
- the dnaJ gene encoding molecular chaperone DnaJ; the protein is MSKKDYYETLGIPKGASESEIKKAYRKKAMKYHPDKYSSATEKEKADAEHKFKEVNDAYQVLSDGEKRSKYDRFGHDAFSQGGGGAGGFGGFGGFGGAGGFEDIFGSFFGGGTSRGPRVEPGADLRYTVEITLEEAAKGTEKEVKYFRNGECHTCHGTGAKPGTDTKTCSKCHGNGRIKEIQRTMFGNFENVVECDRCNGKGEVPTEKCPTCHGTGVEKEKVEKHVKIPAGIDDGQKLRLGGMGEASESGGPNGDLYLFIRVKEHAIFERHGSDIVCEVPISYTKAVLGGEIQIPTLDEAIKIKIPEGTQTGKVFRLRGKGIPSTRGGRVGDELVKVIVETPTKLNSEQKNLLKAFEDSLKEKNTGMKEGFFDKLKDLFK
- a CDS encoding aldose 1-epimerase family protein, whose protein sequence is MGYKITDGIAEAVIDSHGAELKSLKFLKNNEEFMWNADPEFWGRTSPVLFPIVGGLKDGKYSYHGITYEMGQHGFARDNKFEVISKEENRVVFLLESNEETLKKYPFEFKLYLEYSLKNGCLSIEYRVENLSHEEIYFSVGAHPAFSIPTDRDTKISDYYLEFEKNETASILPLEGRNISRNTIKFLENSKKIELSEDLFKDDAFIFKGLNSKKVSLKCKKNTRVVTMDYSNFEYIAFWNKVGAEFVCLEPWNGIADFVDASGRLEEKDGIIKLEGHGEYRASLKIRVKG